A single Nicotiana tabacum cultivar K326 chromosome 5, ASM71507v2, whole genome shotgun sequence DNA region contains:
- the LOC107780772 gene encoding UDP-glycosyltransferase 73D1-like, protein MSSTNSQKLHFVLIPLLAQGHMIPMIDMARLFAENGVKVSLVTTPHNASRFATIINRSRESEGKEIELIQIPFPSEEVGLPPGCENLDSVPSRDLIRNFYTALNTLQKPVEIFLTEHDFPPSCIISDKCLSWTSQIARKFNVPRLVFHGMCCFSLLSSHNLKIHRPYLHVKSDTERFVVPGLPMHNIEISKNQLPGAFMQLPDLDDIRDKMEEAESSAYGVVVNTYTELENGCVEEYSKAINKKVWCIGPVSLCNKNILDMYQRGNKPSIDEKQCIKWLHTMKNKSVLYCCLGSQCRLIASQLIEIGLGLEASNWPFIWVIKNGQKLDPQLEKWLMVENFEERIKGRGLVIKGWAPQVLILSHPAIKGFLTHCGWNSTIESVSCGVPMITWPMFAEQFFNEKLIVEVLRIGVQVGVEIPVRWGEEEKVGVLVHKVQVANAVEKLMDGGEEGEMRRNKAKELGLVARRTMEENGTSRINILNLIQDLLNQS, encoded by the coding sequence atgtcATCAACCAATTCACAAAAACTTCATTTCGTGTTAATCCCATTACTAGCTCAAGGCCATATGATTCCTATGATAGATATGGCTAGGCTATTCGCCGAAAATGGCGTAAAAGTAAGCTTAGTAACTACACCACACAACGCTTCAAGATTTGCAACAATTATCAATCGGTCAAGAGAATCCGAGGGAAAAGAAATTGAACTCATACAAATCCCATTTCCTAGTGAAGAAGTTGGTTTACCACCTGGTTGTGAAAATCTTGATAGCGTTCCTTCACGTGACCTTATAAGAAATTTTTATACAGCACTTAACACGTTACAAAAACCAGTAGAAATTTTTTTGACAGAGCATGATTTTCCTCCGAGCTGCATAATTTCAGATAAGTGTCTCTCTTGGACTTCACAAATAGCACGAAAATTCAACGTCCCGAGGCTTGTTTTCCACGGGATGTGTTGTTTTTCTTTGTTAAGTtctcataatttaaaaattcataGGCCTTATTTGCATGTCAAATCCGATACAGAACGTTTCGTTGTACCAGGACTTCCCATGCATAATATTGAAATATCGAAAAATCAGCTTCCAGGTGCGTTCATGCAATTACCTGACCTAGATGATATTCGGGACAAAATGGAAGAGGCTGAATCAAGTGCATATGGAGTAGTGGTCAACACATATACAGAATTGGAGAATGGATGTGTAGAGGAATATAGCAAAGCTATTAACAAAAAGGTATGGTGCATTGGACCAGTTTCACTTTGCAATAAGAATATTTTAGATATGTATCAAAGAGGGAATAAACCTTCAATTGATGAAAAACAATGTATAAAATGGCTTCATACTATGAAAAATAAGTCCGTTCTATACTGTTGCCTTGGTAGTCAATGCAGACTAATCGCGTCGCAGTTAATAGAAATTGGTCTTGGATTAGAAGCATCAAATTGGCCATTTATTTGGGTAATTAAGAATGGCCAAAAATTAGATCCCCAGTTGGAGAAATGGCTAatggttgaaaattttgaggagAGAATCAAAGGGAGAGGACTTGTAATTAAAGGTTGGGCCCCACAAGTTTTAATATTGTCACATCCAGCAATTAAAGGATTCTTGACGCATTGTGGTTGGAATTCCACGATAGAAAGTGTGAGTTGTGGTGTGCCTATGATAACATGGCCAATGTTTGCGGAACAATTCTTCAATGAAAAACTCATTGTTGAAGTTTTGAGAATTGGAGTTCAAGTTGGTGTTGAAATTCCTGTTAGATGGGGAGAGGAAGAGAAAGTTGGAGTATTAGTGCACAAAGTACAAGTTGCAAATGCAGTGGAGAAACTAATGGATGGAGGAGAAGAAGGGGAAATGAGAAGAAATAAAGCTAAAGAACTTGGATTGGTAGCAAGGAGAACTATGGAAGAAAATGGAACTTCTCGTATCAACATATTGAACCTCATTCAGGACCTCTTAAACCAGTCGTAA